GCGGCCGCGCCGAGGAGCGAGAGGCAGAGCAGCGAGAGGAGCCTCGGCCGCAGCATGGCCCCGGTTCTAGCCCGCGCCGCGGCGCGGGGCGAGGCATGATGCGGCGGTGAAGCGGACCGCCCGCCTGGCGCTGGCCAACCGGCACCTCCTGCTGGAGGCGCTCGGTCCGTGGCTGGAAGCGGAGGCGGGCGCGGCCGGCCGGCCGCTGGTGCTGGAGCTCGGCAGCGGCACCGGCGAGCACGCCGTGGCGCTGGCCGGCGCCTTCCCGGGGGCCGACTGGCAGCCCTCCGACCCCGATCCCGAGGCCCGCGCCTCCGTCGCCGCCTGGGCCGCCGAGGCCGGCCACCAGAACCTGCTGGCGCCGCTCGACCTGGCCCTGGGCGCGCCGGCCTGGCGGCGCCGCCGCTTCGACGTCCTGCTGTGCGTCAACGTGCTGCACGTGGCGCCGCCCGG
This genomic interval from Anaeromyxobacter sp. contains the following:
- a CDS encoding DUF938 domain-containing protein; translation: MKRTARLALANRHLLLEALGPWLEAEAGAAGRPLVLELGSGTGEHAVALAGAFPGADWQPSDPDPEARASVAAWAAEAGHQNLLAPLDLALGAPAWRRRRFDVLLCVNVLHVAPPGAGRDLLAGAAEGLPPGGVLLLYGPFSRGAERLPRLERFDQALRAHDPALGVRALEPLLGAAAALGLALVADTGGAEQGDRLLLLRR